From the genome of Haloterrigena sp. KLK7, one region includes:
- a CDS encoding chemotaxis protein CheC, translating into MTLMVDIRKLSFINEMAKVGTNGVADNMSKLTGEDAQMEVTKTNFIDVDDIESQLDSGKRVGVRVRLLDPPHGHILILFPEASAKKITAIMLRDVVDDMSDVSGKMARSAVEEMGNMMASGFIDGWADVLGRAIDIAAPQLVYAPTGEIVTRTAGLGGDDLALFFDSDLTVPSYQIEAEIYAFPDLEEFVEMVNGIEVQHA; encoded by the coding sequence ATGACGCTAATGGTCGATATTCGGAAGCTGAGTTTCATCAACGAAATGGCGAAGGTCGGGACGAACGGCGTCGCCGACAACATGAGCAAACTGACCGGCGAAGACGCCCAGATGGAGGTGACGAAGACGAACTTCATCGACGTCGACGATATCGAGTCCCAGCTGGACTCGGGCAAGCGCGTCGGCGTTCGCGTTCGGCTGCTCGATCCGCCGCACGGCCACATCCTCATCCTCTTCCCGGAGGCGAGCGCGAAGAAGATCACGGCGATCATGCTCCGCGACGTCGTCGACGACATGTCCGACGTCTCGGGCAAGATGGCCAGAAGCGCCGTCGAGGAGATGGGTAACATGATGGCCAGCGGATTCATCGATGGCTGGGCCGACGTGCTCGGGCGCGCGATCGACATCGCCGCTCCGCAGTTGGTCTACGCCCCGACGGGAGAGATCGTCACCCGGACCGCCGGGCTCGGCGGCGACGATCTCGCACTGTTCTTCGACTCGGACCTGACCGTCCCGAGCTACCAGATCGAGGCCGAGATCTACGCGTTCCCCGACCTCGAGGAGTTCGTCGAAATGGTCAACGGCATCGAAGTCCAGCACGCATGA
- a CDS encoding chemotaxis protein CheC, with translation MKLDVNALGTFYRMAREGAGLAAGRLTHMTGVETQVGVTKLNFMRGREIQRDFEDSTEKVGVRVNLTGAIEGYSMIVFERENAFRIVETLLAESDDAEIDVDDGEFDEMTRSAATEVGHIMNSGFIDGWADVLETVIDVSTPEFVQGATAEPFFGDVNEAPDDDDLALLFQSQIETVGTEVGFSHYLFPKRESMSALLDRLRTSGGIEYDKLDGFDRMAERGAEEVAKTATTLTGIDTSVEIRRLNFVSLEAIPEQVADEKLVGVAFEFDGMPSGYLLFLFDEESAHEIVDAMVPMEVDEDGFGEMGTSAIKELGNIMASGFLDGWANVLDTTIDHSTPEFIHDMGAAAVDPVIIQLGENQEFAFVFDTVVVADGREFDCEVYAIPDESDLERALNNLDVDRIEETPTTAEFQEVNNS, from the coding sequence ATGAAACTCGACGTCAACGCACTCGGGACGTTCTACCGAATGGCCCGGGAGGGCGCCGGACTGGCCGCGGGTCGGTTGACCCACATGACCGGGGTCGAAACGCAAGTCGGCGTCACGAAACTCAACTTCATGCGCGGCCGAGAGATCCAGCGGGATTTCGAGGATTCGACGGAGAAAGTCGGCGTGCGAGTCAACCTCACCGGCGCCATCGAGGGCTACTCGATGATCGTCTTCGAACGCGAGAACGCGTTCCGAATCGTCGAGACGCTGCTCGCCGAATCCGACGACGCCGAAATAGACGTCGACGACGGCGAGTTCGACGAGATGACCCGGAGCGCCGCGACCGAGGTCGGCCACATCATGAACAGCGGTTTCATCGACGGCTGGGCCGACGTCTTGGAGACCGTTATCGACGTCTCGACGCCCGAGTTCGTTCAGGGGGCGACGGCCGAACCCTTCTTCGGCGACGTCAACGAGGCGCCCGACGACGACGACCTCGCCTTGCTCTTCCAGAGCCAGATCGAGACCGTCGGCACCGAAGTCGGCTTCAGCCACTACCTCTTCCCGAAACGGGAGTCGATGTCGGCGCTGCTCGACCGCCTGCGCACCAGCGGCGGCATCGAGTACGACAAACTCGACGGCTTCGACCGCATGGCCGAACGCGGCGCCGAGGAGGTCGCCAAGACGGCGACGACGCTGACCGGTATCGACACCAGCGTCGAGATCCGTCGGCTGAACTTCGTCTCGCTCGAGGCGATCCCCGAACAGGTGGCCGACGAGAAACTCGTCGGCGTCGCTTTCGAGTTCGACGGGATGCCCAGCGGCTATCTCCTCTTCCTGTTCGACGAGGAGTCGGCCCACGAGATCGTCGACGCGATGGTCCCGATGGAGGTCGACGAGGACGGCTTCGGCGAGATGGGCACCAGCGCGATCAAGGAACTGGGCAACATCATGGCCAGCGGCTTCCTCGACGGCTGGGCGAACGTCCTCGATACGACGATCGACCACTCGACGCCGGAGTTCATCCACGACATGGGCGCCGCCGCCGTCGATCCCGTGATCATCCAGCTCGGGGAGAACCAGGAGTTCGCGTTCGTCTTCGATACGGTCGTCGTGGCCGACGGCCGGGAGTTCGACTGCGAGGTGTACGCGATCCCGGACGAATCCGACCTCGAACGCGCGCTGAACAACCTCGACGTCGATCGGATCGAAGAGACGCCGACGACGGCCGAGTTCCAGGAAGTCAACAACTCATGA
- a CDS encoding chemotaxis protein CheD, with translation MKTYGTEPGAPTPVQVGISELVVSDGDDTLKSYGLGSCLAIALYDPGSDIGGLAHIMLPDGDAADNSDRKPGKYADTAIRALLRRMVEQGASYTTVEAKIAGGSDMFEFESFGDGVGERNIAAAKEELEKLGVPLIAEDVGGEYGRTVEFTPGTGRLVVKTASESAENGVTEL, from the coding sequence ATGAAGACGTACGGAACCGAACCGGGCGCGCCGACGCCGGTCCAGGTCGGAATCTCCGAACTGGTCGTCAGCGACGGCGACGATACGCTCAAATCCTACGGGCTGGGATCCTGTCTCGCGATCGCGCTGTACGATCCGGGCAGCGATATCGGCGGGCTGGCCCACATCATGCTCCCCGACGGCGACGCCGCCGACAACAGCGATCGGAAACCCGGCAAGTACGCCGACACCGCGATTCGGGCGCTGTTGCGACGGATGGTCGAGCAGGGCGCCAGCTACACCACCGTCGAGGCCAAGATCGCCGGCGGCAGCGACATGTTCGAGTTCGAGAGCTTCGGCGACGGCGTCGGTGAGCGCAACATCGCCGCCGCCAAGGAGGAACTCGAGAAACTCGGCGTTCCACTGATCGCCGAAGACGTCGGCGGCGAGTACGGCCGTACCGTCGAGTTCACGCCCGGAACGGGTCGGCTCGTCGTCAAAACGGCCAGCGAAAGCGCCGAGAACGGAGTGACGGAGCTATGA
- a CDS encoding protein-glutamate O-methyltransferase CheR, whose protein sequence is MSDAAFDELLAFVEDELSFATSHYNDSYLDRRVSSRMRRTQSETYATYLETLRNDPDEQTALLEAMSINVTGFFRNPDVWDGIREVLRRLTATNETVRVWSAACADGREPYSVSMLARDDPEIDESSVWVLGTDISEPALETARSGVYEESRTVDFADQLGYLNDYSAYVQRDGRTYRIDSDVKRNVAFERHDLINDEPKTGFDLVICRNLFIYIDNEYKQSMLATIARSLRRQGYLVIGKAETIPPNLKSAFTVRDARLRIYHREALETTSLTGEQPESNQGL, encoded by the coding sequence ATGAGCGACGCGGCGTTCGACGAACTCCTCGCGTTCGTCGAGGACGAACTCTCCTTCGCGACCAGCCACTACAACGACAGCTACCTCGATCGACGCGTCTCCTCGCGGATGCGCCGGACCCAGTCCGAGACGTACGCGACGTACCTCGAGACGCTCCGGAACGATCCCGACGAACAGACGGCGCTGCTCGAGGCGATGAGCATCAACGTCACCGGCTTCTTTCGCAACCCCGACGTCTGGGACGGCATCCGCGAGGTCCTGCGACGGCTGACCGCGACCAACGAGACCGTCCGGGTCTGGAGCGCAGCCTGTGCCGACGGACGAGAGCCCTACTCCGTGTCGATGCTCGCCCGCGACGACCCCGAGATCGACGAGTCGTCGGTCTGGGTTCTGGGGACCGATATCAGCGAACCCGCGCTCGAGACGGCTCGATCGGGCGTCTACGAGGAGTCGCGGACCGTCGACTTCGCCGATCAGCTCGGCTACCTCAACGATTACTCCGCGTACGTCCAGCGGGACGGTCGAACCTACCGGATCGACTCCGACGTCAAGCGGAACGTCGCGTTCGAACGCCACGACCTGATCAACGACGAACCTAAGACCGGGTTCGATCTCGTCATCTGCCGGAACCTGTTTATCTACATCGACAACGAGTACAAGCAGTCGATGTTGGCGACGATCGCCCGATCGCTTCGACGGCAGGGATACCTCGTCATCGGAAAGGCCGAGACGATCCCGCCGAACCTCAAATCCGCGTTTACCGTCCGCGACGCTCGGCTTCGCATCTATCACCGAGAGGCGCTGGAGACGACCTCGTTGACCGGCGAACAGCCGGAGTCGAACCAGGGCCTCTAG
- a CDS encoding type II secretion system F family protein, whose amino-acid sequence MSLQTDSSGGGSGGLSGGSDVLGETFYPLYDRLFSDDSEFAGDVETKLAQARMTDTVELYLSRALGIGFISGMALWLLGLLLGYTLFVTGIIQVDEIIGFPVSSDLVLHIIETLRIPALVFTTGLVFGSIGFGIGFGSLVAIPYSRASTRKREINMLLTDSVSFMYALSVGGLNQLEIIEAMAQADDTYGEVAMEFQSIVKETEYFDIDYRTAIRKQALETPSDELSQFLTDMLSIVNSGGDMESFLEDKKEKHMRTAKQEQELTLETLELFGEMYMTLSLFPLLLIIIMVVMQMIPQASVTNTMLYMTVYALIPMTGIGFLVMVSTVKQDEPGDGYLSMGDTDERLENQGEQGLLDLGLIEKFTGEHSVFDRIKNREGTYETVEVLRNPHLFFRDNPLFTLALTVPASLVIVTTAMMNGSAPTSWDGLLENAVWGTFIYVYVPLYVIAIPLAVFREWNVRYRNSVVSQLSEDLRKLSSSNDTGLTLLESLKAVSDTTSGKLAREFEMMHTKVNYGTSLKQALIEFNNKYHIPRLARTTRLITEAQEASNQISDVLRTAARASENHDDIERERKSRTRMQVVIIIMTFMTVLAVIAILKTQFIDTMAGLGESTAGAETGSGGGAGGAGGGGLSDANLSENIDVNMLSVLFFHAVTMQAILSGIICGYIRDADLLSGLKYAVILATIALVGWTLVA is encoded by the coding sequence ATGAGCCTCCAGACCGACAGCAGCGGCGGCGGTTCCGGCGGGCTCTCGGGGGGTTCCGACGTCCTCGGCGAGACGTTTTATCCCCTGTACGATCGGTTGTTCAGCGACGACAGCGAGTTCGCCGGCGACGTCGAGACGAAACTGGCCCAAGCCCGGATGACCGATACGGTCGAACTCTACCTCTCCCGGGCGCTGGGGATCGGCTTCATCAGCGGGATGGCGCTGTGGCTGCTGGGACTGCTGCTCGGCTACACGCTGTTCGTCACCGGCATCATTCAGGTCGACGAGATCATCGGATTCCCCGTCAGCAGCGACCTGGTGCTCCACATCATCGAGACGCTCCGGATCCCGGCGTTGGTCTTCACCACCGGGCTCGTCTTCGGCTCGATCGGATTCGGCATCGGCTTCGGGTCGCTGGTCGCGATCCCCTACTCGCGCGCCTCGACCCGCAAGCGCGAGATCAACATGCTCCTGACCGACTCCGTCTCGTTCATGTACGCGCTGTCGGTCGGCGGCCTGAACCAACTCGAGATCATCGAGGCGATGGCCCAGGCCGACGACACCTACGGCGAGGTCGCAATGGAGTTCCAGAGCATCGTCAAGGAGACCGAGTACTTCGACATCGACTACCGGACCGCCATTCGAAAGCAGGCCCTGGAGACGCCCAGCGACGAACTCTCACAGTTCCTGACGGACATGCTCTCGATCGTCAACAGCGGCGGTGACATGGAGAGCTTCCTCGAGGACAAGAAGGAAAAGCACATGCGGACCGCCAAGCAGGAACAGGAGCTGACCCTCGAGACCCTCGAGCTGTTCGGCGAGATGTACATGACGCTGTCGCTGTTCCCGCTGCTGCTGATCATCATCATGGTCGTCATGCAGATGATCCCGCAGGCGAGCGTGACGAACACGATGCTGTACATGACCGTCTACGCCCTGATCCCGATGACCGGGATCGGCTTTCTCGTCATGGTCTCGACGGTCAAACAGGACGAGCCGGGTGACGGCTACCTCTCGATGGGGGACACCGACGAGCGCCTCGAGAACCAGGGCGAGCAGGGCCTGCTCGACCTCGGTCTGATCGAGAAGTTCACGGGCGAGCACAGCGTCTTCGACCGGATCAAGAACCGCGAGGGAACCTACGAGACGGTGGAGGTCCTTCGGAATCCCCACCTCTTCTTCCGAGACAACCCGCTGTTCACGCTCGCGCTGACGGTGCCCGCGTCGCTCGTGATCGTTACGACGGCGATGATGAACGGATCGGCACCCACCTCGTGGGACGGCCTCCTCGAGAACGCCGTCTGGGGGACGTTCATCTACGTCTACGTCCCGCTGTACGTCATCGCGATCCCCCTGGCGGTCTTCCGCGAGTGGAACGTTCGGTACCGCAACTCCGTCGTCAGTCAGCTGTCCGAGGACCTGCGGAAGCTCTCGAGTTCGAACGACACCGGACTGACGCTGCTCGAGTCGCTGAAGGCCGTCTCGGACACCACGAGCGGGAAGCTGGCCCGCGAGTTCGAGATGATGCACACGAAGGTCAACTACGGGACGAGCCTGAAGCAGGCGCTCATCGAGTTCAACAACAAGTACCACATCCCGCGACTGGCCCGGACGACGCGGCTGATCACCGAAGCTCAGGAGGCCTCGAACCAGATCTCCGACGTGCTCCGGACGGCCGCCCGCGCCAGCGAGAACCACGACGACATCGAGCGCGAGCGCAAGTCACGCACCCGGATGCAGGTCGTGATCATCATCATGACGTTCATGACGGTGCTCGCGGTGATCGCGATCCTCAAGACGCAGTTCATCGACACGATGGCCGGGCTCGGAGAATCGACGGCCGGCGCCGAAACCGGTAGCGGTGGCGGGGCAGGCGGTGCCGGCGGCGGCGGACTCTCGGACGCCAATCTGAGCGAGAACATCGACGTGAATATGCTATCGGTGTTGTTCTTCCACGCCGTGACGATGCAGGCGATCCTCTCCGGGATCATCTGTGGCTACATCCGCGATGCGGACCTGTTGAGTGGACTGAAGTACGCCGTCATACTGGCGACGATCGCGCTCGTCGGGTGGACACTGGTGGCATAA
- a CDS encoding ATPase, T2SS/T4P/T4SS family, with translation MAIDEADQSDAGDFSEGEASESASEENRSHGSGGDSNSNEGVRVGEYTWEDFMEEYGYGDDASVLYPDDPVETEPDDQLGLDTDEGPEHEVPIGDDWNQVEFDPESYLGYHPDDLESAVVPTAGDNAEELWDVFLDYADPETTPVVKDTWTWEHYKWEYYYEDDGSRPRDGDGEIVRHDEEEALGFDPETLEQRLYAADEAAMELDELVDERTVDVQEDLDEDEFFSTAAGNTTVTNRYDLEKAVPLDKKTHFREVERYWVNKPYACVVIFHSEKENEKKYYLIEPYLTEIELELQEFLSGKLRTAIKYSDEGIKEKATEDGRRTVIEDETRQLLKRYDLFEKTSGASQESVLDTLRNLLDDDEDDADDEDAGPEPLEGLSVRPEPAILEDDPDTLSEYQVEKLLYLLKRNFIGYERIDGIKHDINVEDISVDGYNSPVFVYHSEYEQIISNVYHGEDELDDFVVKLAQRSGKGISKRLPQVDATLPDGSRAQLTLGKEVSDHGTNYTIRQFKDVPFTPIDLINWNTFSLDEMAFLWLCIENHKSLIFAGGTASGKTTSLNAVSLFIPSSAKIVSIEDTREVELPQRNWIASITRPSFADDEQGDVDEFDLLEAALRQRPDYIVMGEIRGEEGRTLFQVMSTGHTTYTTFHADSVDEVLKRFTTDPINVSKTMFTALDLVSIQTQTRVQGRKVRRNKSLTEINHYEAEHDEINVQDVYQWQAETDEFLKMGDSNTLEEIQFDRGWSREKLEEELFKREVILAYLIKNGLNTYAEVAATVQAFINDPDTILTLIANGQLEDSLEDLREMESVLIDVDPEKEELVPRPDATDETYNISMDLLERAEESLFEEYRGKTPSGLDSTLGETEPEETIEVDSADADEFDFAGDVDESVEDDEWELGDGSTAFDAGEDAGEPAWLSDDTGFDIGGDEGGGAAGSAGTAASAGEETAAESVDDGTAVATAGDGIAGDSPELGTGDGTTDEFETTDETSGDSGPPAPTASAEPESTQPAAEGPAADDTETTVMPTDDADDADLGGLFDDMGDTIDTLDADGQPESAESAAETDAGSPAKPDTSGFDSMFPDDNLESIFDPESDAETAGDFSDQFEPVEDGLETADGTDDAPTIDLGDSADDPAATNDAPPEGGDESEADAESSSIIDDGSDDGIALESSDSIVANEPVDDSTESGAAPQSAERSEAAEPLDGDDAPVDRPAGDEPTEITADPPGEDSDRPAEAETESTDDGDSGEDSTPVAADSDDITERTPAENDAGTETAEGSTETDDHSTEVEADSAETAGTDGAETDDSESIFGSESDSIFSDDSAVDDADDGSLFDDEPTQAETDDSIFEPTATEEDRRTGGDETDPTDDNEDSDA, from the coding sequence ATGGCTATTGACGAGGCCGACCAGTCGGATGCCGGGGACTTTTCTGAAGGGGAGGCATCCGAGTCTGCGTCGGAGGAGAACCGATCTCACGGGTCAGGCGGCGATTCGAACTCGAACGAGGGAGTTCGTGTCGGCGAGTACACGTGGGAAGATTTCATGGAAGAGTACGGATACGGCGACGACGCGTCGGTGCTGTATCCCGACGATCCCGTCGAAACGGAACCGGACGACCAACTGGGGTTAGATACCGACGAGGGACCCGAACACGAGGTTCCGATCGGCGACGACTGGAACCAGGTCGAGTTCGATCCCGAGTCCTACCTCGGTTACCACCCCGACGATCTGGAATCGGCCGTCGTGCCGACCGCCGGCGACAACGCCGAGGAGCTCTGGGACGTCTTTCTCGACTACGCGGATCCGGAGACGACGCCGGTGGTCAAAGACACCTGGACCTGGGAGCACTACAAGTGGGAGTACTACTACGAGGACGACGGCTCCCGACCGCGGGACGGCGACGGCGAGATCGTCCGCCACGACGAGGAGGAGGCGCTGGGCTTCGATCCGGAGACGTTGGAACAGCGCCTGTACGCGGCCGACGAGGCCGCGATGGAACTGGACGAACTCGTCGACGAGCGAACCGTCGACGTCCAAGAGGATCTCGACGAGGACGAGTTCTTCTCGACGGCCGCGGGCAACACGACCGTCACCAACCGCTACGATCTGGAAAAGGCCGTTCCACTGGACAAGAAGACCCACTTCCGGGAGGTCGAGCGCTACTGGGTGAACAAACCCTACGCCTGCGTCGTCATCTTCCACTCCGAGAAGGAAAACGAGAAGAAGTACTACCTGATCGAGCCCTATCTGACCGAGATCGAACTGGAGCTTCAGGAGTTCCTCTCGGGCAAACTGCGAACCGCGATCAAGTACTCCGACGAGGGGATCAAGGAGAAGGCGACCGAGGACGGCCGTCGGACGGTCATCGAGGACGAGACCCGACAGCTGCTCAAACGGTACGATCTCTTCGAGAAGACCTCCGGTGCGTCCCAGGAGAGCGTCCTCGATACGCTGCGGAATCTCCTCGACGACGACGAGGACGACGCCGACGACGAAGACGCCGGTCCCGAGCCGCTCGAGGGGCTCTCCGTCCGACCGGAACCGGCGATCCTCGAGGACGATCCGGACACGTTAAGCGAGTATCAGGTCGAGAAACTGCTCTACCTGCTCAAGCGCAACTTCATCGGCTACGAGCGCATCGACGGGATCAAACACGACATCAACGTCGAGGACATCTCCGTCGACGGCTACAACTCGCCGGTCTTCGTCTATCACTCGGAGTACGAACAGATCATCTCGAACGTCTACCACGGCGAGGACGAGCTCGACGACTTCGTCGTCAAACTCGCCCAGCGCTCCGGGAAGGGGATCAGCAAACGGCTGCCGCAGGTCGACGCCACCCTCCCCGACGGATCGCGTGCCCAGTTGACCCTGGGGAAGGAAGTGTCCGACCACGGGACGAACTACACTATCCGTCAGTTCAAGGACGTCCCGTTCACGCCGATCGACCTCATCAACTGGAACACCTTCTCGCTCGACGAGATGGCGTTCCTCTGGCTCTGCATCGAGAACCACAAGAGCCTGATCTTCGCTGGCGGTACCGCGTCCGGGAAGACGACCTCGCTGAACGCCGTCTCCCTGTTCATCCCCTCGAGCGCGAAAATCGTCTCCATCGAGGACACCCGGGAGGTCGAACTCCCGCAGCGAAACTGGATCGCCTCCATCACTCGGCCGTCGTTCGCCGACGACGAACAGGGCGACGTCGACGAGTTCGACCTGCTCGAGGCCGCACTGCGCCAGCGGCCCGACTACATCGTGATGGGTGAGATCCGCGGTGAGGAAGGTCGGACGCTGTTCCAGGTCATGTCGACCGGTCACACCACCTACACGACCTTCCACGCCGACTCCGTCGACGAGGTGCTCAAGCGGTTCACGACGGACCCGATCAACGTCTCGAAGACGATGTTCACCGCGCTGGACCTCGTCTCGATCCAGACCCAGACGCGAGTCCAGGGGCGGAAGGTCCGCCGGAACAAATCCCTGACGGAGATCAACCACTACGAGGCCGAGCACGACGAGATCAACGTTCAGGACGTCTACCAGTGGCAGGCCGAGACCGACGAGTTCCTCAAGATGGGGGACTCGAACACCTTAGAAGAGATTCAGTTCGACCGCGGGTGGAGCCGCGAGAAACTCGAGGAGGAACTGTTCAAACGCGAGGTGATCCTCGCGTACCTCATCAAGAACGGACTCAACACGTACGCGGAGGTCGCCGCCACGGTCCAGGCGTTCATCAACGATCCCGACACGATCCTCACGCTCATCGCGAACGGCCAACTCGAGGACAGCCTCGAGGACCTCCGGGAGATGGAGAGCGTCCTGATCGACGTCGACCCGGAGAAAGAGGAGCTCGTCCCGCGACCGGACGCGACCGACGAGACGTACAACATCTCGATGGACCTCCTGGAACGCGCCGAGGAGTCGCTGTTCGAGGAGTACCGCGGCAAAACCCCGAGCGGACTGGACAGCACTCTCGGAGAGACCGAGCCGGAGGAGACGATCGAAGTCGACAGCGCCGACGCCGACGAGTTCGACTTCGCCGGCGACGTGGACGAGTCGGTCGAGGACGACGAGTGGGAGCTCGGCGACGGCTCGACCGCGTTCGACGCCGGCGAGGACGCCGGGGAACCGGCGTGGCTCAGCGACGATACCGGCTTCGATATCGGCGGCGACGAGGGCGGTGGCGCCGCCGGCAGCGCCGGAACGGCCGCGAGCGCGGGCGAGGAGACCGCCGCCGAGTCGGTCGACGACGGAACGGCTGTCGCGACGGCCGGCGACGGAATCGCCGGCGACTCTCCCGAGCTCGGCACCGGGGACGGGACGACCGACGAGTTCGAGACGACCGACGAGACGAGCGGCGACAGTGGCCCGCCTGCGCCGACGGCGAGCGCGGAACCGGAGTCCACACAGCCAGCGGCCGAAGGGCCAGCGGCCGACGACACGGAGACGACCGTCATGCCGACGGACGACGCCGACGATGCGGATCTCGGTGGGCTGTTCGACGACATGGGCGACACCATCGATACCCTCGACGCGGACGGCCAGCCGGAGTCGGCGGAGTCGGCCGCGGAGACCGACGCCGGCTCGCCGGCCAAGCCCGACACGTCCGGCTTCGATTCGATGTTCCCCGACGACAATCTCGAGTCGATCTTCGACCCCGAATCGGACGCTGAGACGGCCGGCGACTTCAGCGATCAGTTCGAGCCGGTCGAGGACGGACTCGAGACCGCCGACGGAACCGACGATGCACCGACGATCGACCTCGGGGACTCGGCCGACGACCCCGCCGCGACGAACGACGCCCCTCCCGAAGGAGGTGACGAGTCGGAAGCGGACGCCGAGTCGTCGAGTATCATCGACGACGGCAGCGACGATGGAATCGCTCTCGAGAGCTCCGACAGTATCGTCGCTAACGAACCGGTCGACGACTCGACGGAATCGGGCGCTGCGCCCCAGTCGGCCGAACGAAGCGAAGCTGCCGAGCCCCTCGATGGCGACGACGCTCCGGTCGATCGGCCGGCCGGCGACGAACCGACGGAAATCACGGCCGATCCCCCCGGTGAGGATAGCGACCGACCGGCGGAGGCGGAGACCGAGTCGACCGACGACGGCGACTCTGGCGAGGACAGCACACCCGTCGCGGCCGATAGCGACGATATCACGGAGCGCACACCGGCCGAGAACGATGCCGGTACGGAGACCGCTGAAGGCAGTACGGAGACCGACGACCACAGTACGGAGGTGGAGGCTGACAGCGCCGAGACCGCGGGGACCGACGGCGCCGAGACCGACGACTCGGAGTCGATCTTCGGTAGCGAATCCGATTCGATCTTCTCCGACGACTCGGCGGTCGACGACGCCGACGACGGATCGCTGTTCGACGACGAACCGACGCAGGCCGAGACGGACGATTCCATCTTCGAACCGACCGCGACCGAGGAAGATCGGCGGACGGGCGGCGACGAAACCGATCCGACCGACGATAACGAGGATAGCGACGCATGA
- a CDS encoding glucose 1-dehydrogenase, producing MSDQFGLEDRVAIVTGGGRGIGRAIAIELADAGAAVVPSARSTDEIEAVADEIEAAGGDAIAVPADVTDPDAVDDVIDRADDAFGGVDVVVNNAGFNPDDALGRPEDVDTESLERVLEVNLNGAYEVTRTAAAHLHDSGGGSVINVASVGGLVGLPRQHPYVASKHGLVGLTKSLSLDWAPEVRVNAVAPGYVSTALTDDLEADDRLRQSIIDRTPLERFAEPAEIAGPVVFLASDAASYVTGSCLAVDGGWTAR from the coding sequence ATGAGCGACCAGTTCGGTCTCGAGGACCGCGTCGCGATCGTTACCGGCGGCGGGCGAGGTATCGGACGCGCGATCGCGATCGAACTCGCCGACGCCGGGGCCGCAGTCGTCCCGTCGGCGCGCTCGACCGACGAGATCGAGGCGGTCGCCGACGAGATCGAAGCCGCGGGCGGCGACGCGATCGCCGTCCCCGCGGACGTGACGGACCCCGATGCGGTCGACGACGTCATCGATCGGGCGGACGACGCCTTCGGCGGGGTCGACGTCGTCGTCAACAACGCCGGGTTCAATCCCGACGACGCGCTCGGACGGCCGGAGGACGTCGACACCGAGAGCCTCGAGCGCGTCCTCGAGGTCAACCTGAACGGCGCCTACGAGGTGACGCGGACGGCGGCGGCCCACCTCCACGACAGCGGCGGCGGTTCGGTGATCAACGTCGCGAGCGTCGGCGGACTGGTCGGCCTGCCGCGCCAGCATCCCTACGTCGCCTCGAAACACGGTCTCGTCGGCCTCACGAAGAGCCTGTCCCTGGACTGGGCGCCCGAGGTCCGGGTCAACGCCGTCGCCCCCGGCTACGTCTCGACGGCCCTGACCGACGACCTCGAGGCCGACGACCGACTTCGACAGTCGATCATCGACCGGACACCCCTCGAGCGGTTCGCCGAGCCCGCGGAGATCGCCGGCCCGGTCGTCTTCCTCGCGAGCGACGCCGCGAGCTACGTGACCGGTTCCTGTCTGGCCGTCGACGGCGGTTGGACCGCCCGATAG